In one Thermithiobacillus tepidarius DSM 3134 genomic region, the following are encoded:
- the nikB gene encoding nickel ABC transporter permease, whose translation MLKFLLSRLLSAALVILGVVSMVFLLIHLIPGDPVDTILGEGAGGADRAALRHALGLDLPLGQQYVRYLAGIAHLDLGRSLSSGEPVAALLRERLPATLELAALALLIAVAVAAPLGIMAALKQGTLWDRGSIALALFGVSMPSFWLGPVLILLFAVWLGWLPVSGREEPGAIILPALTLGFGMAAILARMLRVSILEVLGQDYVRTARAKGLPAARVIGLHVLRNALLPVLTVFGLQLGTLLGGAVITEAVFSWPGLGSLVVEAIQGRDYPVVQGGVLLIAVGYVLANTLTDLAAGLLDPRVRRALQT comes from the coding sequence ATGCTGAAATTTCTCCTGTCCCGTCTCCTGAGCGCCGCGCTGGTCATCCTGGGCGTGGTCAGCATGGTGTTTCTGCTGATCCATCTCATCCCCGGCGATCCGGTGGATACCATCCTGGGGGAAGGGGCGGGCGGGGCCGACCGGGCGGCCTTGCGCCATGCCCTCGGCCTCGACCTGCCGCTGGGGCAGCAGTACGTCCGCTATCTCGCCGGTATCGCGCACCTGGACTTGGGCCGCTCCCTGAGCAGCGGCGAGCCGGTGGCGGCGCTGCTCAGGGAACGGCTGCCGGCCACCCTGGAATTGGCCGCCCTGGCGCTGCTGATCGCCGTGGCCGTGGCCGCGCCGCTCGGCATCATGGCCGCCCTGAAGCAAGGCACGCTCTGGGACCGGGGCAGCATCGCGCTCGCCCTCTTCGGCGTGAGCATGCCGTCCTTCTGGCTGGGGCCGGTGCTGATCCTGCTCTTCGCCGTCTGGCTCGGCTGGCTGCCCGTCAGCGGGCGCGAGGAGCCGGGCGCCATCATCCTGCCGGCGCTGACCCTGGGCTTCGGCATGGCCGCGATCCTGGCGCGCATGCTGCGCGTCAGCATCCTGGAGGTGCTCGGCCAGGACTACGTCCGCACCGCCCGCGCCAAGGGCCTGCCCGCCGCCCGGGTGATCGGCCTGCACGTCCTGCGCAACGCCCTGCTGCCGGTGCTGACCGTCTTTGGCCTGCAGCTGGGCACCCTGCTGGGCGGCGCCGTGATCACCGAGGCCGTGTTCTCCTGGCCGGGGCTCGGCAGTTTGGTGGTCGAGGCCATTCAGGGCCGGGATTATCCGGTGGTGCAGGGCGGCGTGCTGCTCATCGCCGTCGGCTACGTGCTGGCCAACACCCTGACCGATCTGGCCGCCGGCCTGCTCGACCCGCGCGTGCGCCGCGCCCTGCAGACATGA